A region from the Melioribacter roseus P3M-2 genome encodes:
- a CDS encoding glycosyltransferase, translating into MCFPFFGFIRKYKGLHNVIPAFAKLAAERNDVSLLIVGESFWQTLDEKKLSTKLKRKFSDLSKNSLQKKKTTKAVTDRLN; encoded by the coding sequence ATATGTTTTCCTTTTTTCGGCTTTATACGAAAATACAAAGGCTTGCACAATGTAATTCCCGCATTTGCAAAGTTAGCTGCAGAGCGGAACGACGTATCGCTGTTGATTGTGGGCGAGTCCTTCTGGCAGACTTTGGACGAAAAGAAACTATCTACTAAATTAAAAAGAAAATTTTCGGATTTATCAAAAAACTCGTTACAAAAGAAAAAGACGACGAAAGCAGTTACAGACCGCTTGAATTGA
- a CDS encoding glycosyltransferase, whose translation MIDKLGIRDSVVVINRYVPNEEVHKYFQVADCNVLFYEVATPSGVESMAYNFNLPSIATAVGHFPETIKHGYNGYLAEPNDIDSMYKVMKDFIENPIPRGRIEEQAKKMSWENYAKAILNQ comes from the coding sequence TTGATCGACAAACTCGGCATTCGCGACAGCGTTGTCGTAATCAACAGATACGTGCCAAACGAAGAAGTCCATAAATATTTTCAGGTGGCCGATTGCAACGTCCTCTTTTACGAAGTCGCCACTCCATCCGGAGTAGAGTCGATGGCTTATAACTTCAATCTGCCTTCGATAGCCACTGCGGTAGGCCATTTTCCCGAGACAATCAAACACGGTTATAACGGATATCTTGCCGAACCGAACGACATCGATTCAATGTATAAAGTAATGAAAGATTTTATTGAAAACCCGATTCCGCGCGGCAGAATCGAGGAGCAGGCAAAGAAAATGAGCTGGGAAAATTATGCAAAAGCAATTCTAAATCAATAA
- a CDS encoding YfhO family protein has translation MSKQKKGANQPKEYGFTIENLIPEKYRTALLLGIIILLLFVFFSPVMFGDKTTTSGDLVQIKSMRQYALKEREGVSLWNPYIFCGMPAVVTSMSPRYYDLTAMLYSYASRIYSAAFKNYNAIYTFNLLLLAFTAFFFMRSFGASRGIAFITAVSAAFSTGIIVLFFIGHTTKLMSLSIFPFIMMMLFKFQKEIKILDVLLFIVGLHILVFGAHVQIVFYFGLAGLVYFIYYFAHAIATKNNVLRNQLFKSVLVSIAAAAIAVLMSYDTYGQLFEYKPYSTRGTESIVEKENKSAQSESDFYQYATNWSFSPGEVLTFVVPSYYGFGRSTYKGPLTNNQAVEVNTYFGQMPFVDTAMYMGVIVFALGIMTIFLRWKDPAVRYFTIVVLFFLLISFGRTFPVVYNLMYYYFPFFDNFRTPSMILHVIQIIFPVMTGLGLMKLAELRKEKNTARLKQFKNTALVFSGLFVFSIIFGGVISDWFVSRVNGYAAALSNQQQAQMFNALSDYMADMFRGDLQIAMALLSLTFGLIYAYLNKNITKEVLLSAVAFLIIFDLFRIGNRGAHYEDSRKIEEMFRQPEYVTAIKSRNDKEPFRILNLKQDGSLGSISNNGNFNVYFLLEDFFGYSAVKPRAYQDIIDVVSPANVTLWRMANVKYIVTDRPYNPMGLSPIYQSQNTFVYENQTALPRLYFADTVEIKKPIEILKAVANDEFDPREKAFIESGNLKVDGTDTTTSLTITSYSDEKITAKAATSGDNFLVFCTTYLPGWKAFVDGNKTEILKTNHAFMGIVVPEGTHEIEFIYEPDAFIIGKNLSLILNILLFASIAVTIIFAKKKKNKQ, from the coding sequence ATGAGCAAGCAAAAGAAGGGTGCAAACCAGCCAAAAGAATACGGCTTTACTATCGAAAATCTGATTCCCGAAAAATACAGAACGGCGTTATTGCTTGGGATAATTATCCTTCTTTTATTCGTATTTTTTTCGCCGGTCATGTTCGGCGACAAGACAACTACTTCAGGCGATTTGGTTCAAATCAAAAGTATGCGGCAATATGCTTTAAAAGAGCGCGAAGGCGTATCCCTATGGAATCCGTATATATTTTGCGGTATGCCTGCGGTAGTAACCTCGATGTCGCCTCGTTATTACGATTTAACGGCAATGCTCTATTCGTACGCTTCCAGAATTTATTCGGCGGCGTTCAAGAATTACAACGCCATTTATACTTTCAATCTGCTATTGCTTGCTTTTACGGCATTTTTCTTTATGAGAAGTTTCGGAGCGTCGCGCGGCATTGCTTTCATAACTGCCGTATCGGCGGCATTCAGCACCGGCATTATAGTACTCTTTTTTATAGGGCACACGACAAAACTGATGAGCCTTTCTATCTTTCCTTTCATTATGATGATGCTATTTAAATTTCAGAAAGAAATAAAAATTCTGGACGTCTTATTGTTTATTGTCGGTTTACATATACTGGTTTTCGGAGCTCACGTTCAGATTGTTTTTTATTTCGGGCTGGCGGGGCTCGTTTATTTCATTTATTATTTTGCCCACGCAATTGCGACAAAAAATAATGTTTTGAGAAATCAACTCTTTAAATCGGTCTTAGTATCGATTGCCGCGGCGGCAATAGCCGTATTAATGTCGTATGACACTTACGGACAGTTATTCGAATATAAGCCGTATTCCACTCGAGGCACGGAGAGTATTGTAGAAAAAGAGAACAAAAGCGCGCAAAGCGAATCAGATTTTTATCAATACGCAACAAACTGGTCTTTTTCTCCCGGCGAAGTATTAACTTTCGTTGTGCCGTCTTATTACGGATTCGGACGCTCGACTTATAAAGGCCCTCTTACAAACAATCAAGCCGTCGAAGTTAACACGTATTTCGGTCAAATGCCTTTTGTGGATACGGCTATGTATATGGGAGTAATCGTTTTTGCGCTCGGAATAATGACGATATTTTTGCGCTGGAAAGACCCTGCAGTGCGTTATTTTACAATCGTTGTACTATTCTTTTTGCTGATTTCCTTCGGACGAACATTTCCCGTAGTGTACAATTTGATGTACTATTATTTCCCTTTCTTCGATAATTTCAGAACCCCGTCAATGATACTTCACGTAATTCAAATTATCTTTCCCGTGATGACCGGACTGGGTTTAATGAAATTGGCGGAACTGCGCAAAGAAAAAAACACAGCGCGCCTGAAACAATTCAAAAACACGGCTCTTGTTTTTTCGGGACTTTTTGTTTTTTCTATTATTTTCGGCGGCGTTATATCCGACTGGTTTGTTTCGAGAGTTAACGGTTATGCCGCGGCTCTGAGCAATCAGCAACAGGCGCAAATGTTCAATGCTCTTTCGGATTATATGGCGGATATGTTCCGCGGCGATCTGCAAATAGCCATGGCTCTTCTTAGTCTCACATTCGGATTGATTTATGCTTATCTGAATAAAAATATTACAAAAGAAGTATTATTAAGCGCTGTTGCATTCCTGATAATATTCGACCTCTTCAGGATCGGCAACCGCGGTGCTCACTACGAAGATTCCAGGAAAATCGAAGAAATGTTCCGCCAACCCGAATATGTAACCGCAATTAAAAGCAGGAACGATAAAGAACCGTTCAGAATATTAAATCTGAAACAGGACGGATCGTTGGGATCTATTTCCAACAACGGAAATTTTAACGTTTATTTTCTGCTGGAAGATTTCTTCGGATATTCTGCGGTAAAACCGAGGGCATATCAGGATATAATCGACGTGGTCTCGCCGGCAAACGTTACCCTCTGGCGAATGGCAAATGTAAAGTATATCGTAACGGACAGACCGTATAATCCGATGGGATTGTCGCCGATTTATCAATCGCAAAATACTTTTGTTTATGAAAATCAAACGGCGCTTCCCAGACTCTACTTTGCAGACACCGTAGAAATTAAAAAGCCGATCGAAATACTGAAAGCCGTTGCCAACGACGAATTCGATCCGAGAGAAAAGGCTTTTATTGAAAGCGGTAATTTGAAAGTCGACGGAACCGACACAACGACTTCGTTGACCATTACTTCGTACAGCGACGAAAAAATAACGGCAAAAGCCGCGACGTCGGGCGATAACTTCCTTGTATTTTGCACGACTTACTTGCCGGGATGGAAAGCTTTTGTAGACGGCAATAAGACGGAAATACTCAAGACAAATCACGCTTTTATGGGAATCGTAGTACCCGAAGGTACGCATGAAATCGAATTCATTTATGAACCCGACGCTTTTATTATAGGCAAGAATCTTTCGCTCATACTTAATATACTTCTCTTTGCATCGATTGCCGTTACAATCATTTTCGCCAAGAAAAAGAAGAACAAGCAATAA
- a CDS encoding oligosaccharide flippase family protein: protein MIERLKSTLRDTFVYSLSNMAPKLIGVVLLPVYTAYLTQQDFGKWDLLDITTNILAEIFLLGQAASIIFLNNSSEYKARKKDALFTITLFLVFVCALLIMAGELLINTYNDLEAALLIKPVYIRLIVWIVFFRTLNNLFLSKFRAEEKAFFFTAVSVTKLILIAAGIIYALTVLNKGLEGIFTATLIGEAATALFLLIKLLNQMSYRFDGELLRVSFKFGFPLVFGTIGIMLLNLSDRYIITYLLGPESNAIYGLGYRIAGVLNMFLIMPFSLSLMPVAYKYYGQKDDKRFFSKLMTYSAFMFLWGSVAISLFSREIVGIFAEKPEYFSAYMVVPVILISYSLSGMRITASLGMMLTKNTKHIATITLSAAFLNIALNFIFIPKYGIIAAAFNTLIAFVIFYLATLIVSDKHFKIPFEHKKILLLIFWGIILSVPVYIMPQGAIYLFVKLILTGAFPFILLPFGFYEERELEYIKSPKKLINTLLNTFTGTGNKDI from the coding sequence ATGATTGAGCGGCTCAAAAGTACGCTGAGAGATACTTTTGTCTACAGCTTGAGCAATATGGCGCCCAAACTAATCGGCGTCGTACTTCTTCCGGTTTATACGGCTTATCTGACGCAACAGGATTTCGGTAAATGGGACTTGCTCGATATCACGACAAACATACTCGCGGAAATCTTTCTGCTCGGGCAAGCCGCGTCGATCATATTTTTGAACAACAGTTCGGAGTACAAAGCCCGGAAAAAAGACGCTCTTTTTACAATCACTCTATTCCTTGTTTTCGTATGCGCTCTCCTTATTATGGCGGGCGAGCTTTTGATAAATACGTACAACGATCTGGAAGCCGCTCTGTTAATCAAACCTGTTTACATAAGACTTATAGTATGGATAGTTTTTTTTCGCACGCTTAATAACCTTTTTTTGTCGAAATTCCGCGCCGAAGAGAAAGCGTTTTTCTTTACGGCGGTCAGCGTAACAAAATTGATATTGATCGCTGCCGGCATCATATATGCGCTGACGGTATTGAACAAAGGACTGGAAGGAATATTTACAGCCACATTGATAGGCGAAGCCGCTACGGCTCTGTTCCTGCTTATAAAATTATTGAATCAGATGTCGTACCGTTTCGACGGCGAGCTTTTGAGAGTATCGTTCAAATTCGGATTCCCTTTGGTATTTGGCACAATCGGCATTATGCTTCTGAACCTGAGCGACCGCTACATCATAACTTATTTACTCGGTCCGGAATCGAACGCAATATACGGTTTGGGATACCGCATAGCCGGCGTGCTCAATATGTTTTTGATTATGCCTTTCAGTTTGAGTCTGATGCCCGTGGCTTACAAATACTACGGCCAAAAGGACGACAAAAGATTTTTCAGCAAATTAATGACGTATTCCGCTTTCATGTTTCTTTGGGGAAGCGTTGCAATTTCGCTCTTCAGCAGGGAAATCGTTGGTATATTTGCAGAAAAACCTGAATATTTTTCCGCTTATATGGTTGTGCCGGTTATTTTGATTTCATATTCGCTCAGCGGCATGCGTATTACCGCATCGCTTGGAATGATGCTCACTAAAAACACAAAACATATTGCAACCATTACATTGAGCGCTGCATTTCTGAATATTGCGCTCAATTTTATTTTTATTCCTAAATACGGCATTATTGCAGCCGCATTCAACACTTTGATTGCCTTTGTGATTTTTTATCTGGCGACTTTAATCGTATCCGACAAGCATTTTAAAATACCGTTCGAGCACAAAAAAATTTTACTGTTGATTTTTTGGGGAATAATCTTGTCTGTTCCGGTTTATATAATGCCTCAGGGCGCAATTTATTTATTTGTAAAATTAATTTTGACAGGAGCTTTCCCGTTTATACTTTTACCATTCGGCTTTTACGAGGAACGGGAATTGGAATATATTAAGAGTCCCAAGAAACTGATAAATACACTATTAAATACATTTACCGGAACGGGAAATAAAGACATATGA